The following nucleotide sequence is from Oncorhynchus kisutch isolate 150728-3 linkage group LG29, Okis_V2, whole genome shotgun sequence.
ACcctaccctgactctgcttgcagtGAGCACAAGAGAAgggacacaatttccctagttaatattgcctgctaacatgaatttatttgaactaaatatgcaggtttaaaaaatatatacttgtgtattgattttaagaagggcattgatgtttatggttaggtacattggtgcaacgattgtgcttttttcgcaaatccGCTTTTGGTAAATcatcacctgtttggcgaagttgaagtaggctgtgattcgatgataaattaacaggcaccgcattgattatatgcaacacaggacaagctagttaaactagtaatatcatcaaccatgtgtagttaactagtgattatgttaagattgattgttttgtaTAAGATAAGTTTACTGCTAGCTCgcaacttaccgtggctccttgcagccacaaggtccttttgatgccTTGTGGATTGCAAtttaatcggccataatcggcgtccaaaaaggctgattaccgattgttatgaaaacttgaaatcaaaataccacagtcgactgcaATTACTGCAcatttactgcagtttcaaaactgctatctttttttgtaagggtgATGATGAACCGGTTTAGATTTTCTGACTTTACTTTACATACCGGTATTTAAAtgtctggtttgtttaatatTAGATACAGAGTGCCTTCTGCAGGTGTTAGAAAGAGCtggagatacagtggggcaaaaaagtatttagtcagccaccaattgtgcaagttctcccacttaaaaagatgagagaggcctgtaattttcatcataggtacacttcaactatgacagacaaaatgagagaaaaaaatccagaaaaccacattgtaggatctttaatgaatttatttgcaaattatggtggaaaataagtatttgcacaattggtggctaactaaatacattttttgccccactgtagatgtaATAACTGAGTGATGAAACTCTAAATAGTACTAGACTGGTAACAGTTGAGAACTGCTAATTATTTTACAAGGGCTTCGGGTTTAGCACATGTACTTTTCTTTCTATGAATATTGCCTTTGAGGCAGCGCTGGCACGCTAGAAATCAGTCCCTTGTGGCTAAAGTAGGAACTGCCATTGAATCCATTGAAAATACATGGTTATAGATGAGAATAATAAATAAGAAAAAGAAGTGACTAATAGAGGCATACAAAGACAAAACAGATGTGGGAATTATAACAAATGAATGAAGGAAATCCAGAAATGTAAAAAGTTATTTTGGGTTGAAGTTTGATTCAACAGtataaaacacagagagaaaaccCTATTAAAACCACTTACAATGTATTTGTTGTCCACCCTAGGATCATCCACTACTCATTAAgcatatttagagcttgtattattcaaaaacataaaatactgtcAAATAGCATCATCCCGtaaaaaatgagaaaaatataTTGTGATATGATATCTGGCCATATCGCCCAGACATATTTTCTCTGCAGTATAGTATTGGTGCAATCATGACGGTCACGAATCTGCACTCGCTTTTTTCTCTAGGGCACTTGGAAATAGTGGTACAGCGACAAATAAAAATTCCAGGTCGCACAGAAAAATATTTAGGAGCATATACAACCACAATTGTCACAATTTAGAGCCCTGTTTACACCTCCAGACCCCAGTCCAGAGATCACACCACTAGGCATACTTAACagtagtctggtcccagatctgtttgtgctgtatagccaacttCTATGGTCATTGgcatgaccataggagttggcaagaccacacaaacagatctgagatcaGCACTGTCATATTTGAGCTAATTCTCTACTGAAGTAACACTAGCCCCATCAAAGAATAAAATACTAATTCCTCTATCTCTTTTCTTGTCTTCCCAGGTGTaaagtgggggaggaggaggtgaagaaaTGCACCCCCATCTCCAACACTGCGTGTAGGAAACGAGACATCTCCACTACCCTCCACCCGATTGTCATCCCCACCCCCGCCCCCATCTCTGCAGAGACCATAGGTAGGTCTAtttaagcagtggtggaaaaaggacTCAAAGCCATACTTGAGTTTTAAGTAAAgaaaccttaatagaaaatgaaatactaaagtatttggttttaaatatacttaagtatcaaacgtaaaagtatgaatcatttcaaattccttatattatattatatatatataaaccagacggcacaaattgtattttatttcttatagccaggggcacactccaacactaagaaatgaatttacaaatgaagcatttgtgtttagtgagtccgccagatcagaggcagtagggttgaccaggtatgttctcttgataagtggatGAATTGGACcgttttcctgtcaaaatgtaacaagtacttttgggtgttaggGAAAATATAtgcagtaaaaagtacattattttctttagtaatgtattgaagtaaaagtaaaagttgtcaaaaatataaatagtaaagtaaagtacagatatcccaaaaaactacttaagtagtactttacagTATTTTTACGTAAGTAGTTTACTCCACTGTACATAAGTCTTTATCGCTCTGTTTTATAGGCTCTGAATCATTTTTATTGAGGACCAATCAAATAAAGAGAATGAACAGCATACAATTGATGTCATATGCTCATCATGATGAGACATGATTCTAAATCGGTGGTATTCAAACTCGGGGTTGCGACCACTAGTGGAGTCTCGGGGGAATTGCAGTGGGGTCGCCCCAAacatatttgtattattttatgtACACCAAATTAAgagtacagattattgtatgggaTAATATGCAAACGTTTTTGAGAAAGATAATTTGAAAAAATACAATTATATTGAGTCAATGTATTTATtgttttcttttcattttgataAGAGATAAAATGCAATGAATTGAAGGTAATTTGTTGATTTAAAATCTGAATATACAGATTTAAAGTTGTGTCATTAGATTTGGGTTGGGGTCGCAAGAAATTCTTGTCGAAAAAATGGGGTCCCCAGAATTCTGGCGGAAAAAATGGGGTCCCCAGAATTCTGACGGAAAAAATGGGGTCCCCAGAATTCTGGCGGAAAAAATGGGGTCCCCAGAATTCTGACGGAAAAAATGGGGTCCCCAGAATTCTGACGGAAAAAATGGGGTCCCCAGAATTCTGGCGGAAAAAATGGGGTCCCCAGAATTCTGACGGAAAAAATGGGGTCCCCAGAATTCTGACGGAAAAAATGGGGTCCCCAGAATTCTGACGGAAAAAATGGGGTCCCCAGAATTCTGACGGAAAAAATGGGGTCCCCAGAATTCTGACGGAAAAAATGGGGTCCCCAGAATTCTGACGGAAAAAATGGGGTCCCCAGAATTCTGACGGAAAAAATGGGGTCCCCAGAATTCTGACGGAAAAAATGGGGTCCCCAGAATTCTGACGGAAAAAATGGGGTCCCCAGAATTCTGACGGAAAAAATGGGGTCCCCAGAATTCTGACGGAAAAAATGGGGTCCCCAGAATTCTGACGGAAAAAATGGGGTCCCCAGAATTCTGACGGAAAAAATGGGGTCCCCAGAATTCTGACGGAAAAAATGTGGTCCCAGAATTCTGACGGAAAAATGGGTCCCCAGAATTCTGACGGAAAAAATGGGGTCCCCAGAATTCTGACGGAAAAAATGGGGTCCCCAGAATTCTGACGGAAAAAATGGGGTCCCCAGAATTCTGACGGAAAAAATGGGGTCCCCAGAATTCTGACGGAAAAAATGGGGTCCCCAGAATTCTGACGGAAAAAATGGGGTCCCCAGAATTCTGACGGAAAAAATGGGGTCCCCAGAATTCTGACGGAAAAAATGGGGTCCCCAGAATTCTGACGGAAAAAATGGGGTCCCCAGAATTCTGACGGAAAAAATGGGGTCCCCAGAATTCTGACGGAAAAAATGGGGTCCCCAGAATTCTGACGGAAAAAATGGGGTCCCCAGAATTCTGACGGAAAAAATGGGGTCCCCAGAATTCTGACGGAAAAAATGGGGTCCCCACTGAAAATGTTTGAATACCAATGTTCTAAATGGTTGTTTCCTCATTTCCCCTTCCCAAAAGTTACGCCATTGGTCATTCTGCTCttgctcttcctcctcttcatcggGATTGGTGTGTGGCTTTGGATCAAGAGGCCATGTACATTTCGGCCAGGTGAGTAACCAAAATAAATGTTCCTTGCCACTCCTGTGTATTGAAATACATATTGATTCAAAATATTGTAGATTGGTTCTCTAATAGTTCTCTTTGTGTTTTAGTTTGTCTCTCAGGTTCAGACAGTCGCTGTGACTCCAGTGACATTGTGAAGATTGCCATTGTAAGTTTTCCCATCTCTATCCCTTTATGCTATTGGGGTTATGTTATATATCGTCAGTATAGATCAATATATGTCTGTTGGATTGATATGAATCTCTGGTGGTGAATTTTTTTAATTTGTCGTCTCAGAGTGTACTTTGATCTGCTAAGTGAACTCTCATGCTTCACACTCGCTCTCCATGCCGTCTCCTTATTtccctcaccacctctctctctctctctctctctgtctcgtcctctctttctctctctcgtgtgctctctctctctctctctctcttactccctctctttATTTATCTCTCCCTCAGGGTGAGAGTGGACCCAcagcagaggagagacagaacagccaGAATGCTggcctggagggggaggggggggaggaggtcCGTCCCGAGTCACGTCCCCTGCTGCAGGAGACCCAGGGCGGCCTGATCAAGGCCTCCCCTCCCCTGGGATTGGGAGAGGACGAGGACCGGGGCCTGGGCGACAGCCTGCCCAACACCACCAGCTCCTCCCAGACCAGCCTGTCGGCCCTGCCCACCGCCGGGGCAGCCTCGTCGGGCAGCTCCCCCCGACACAGCCCCTCCGCCCAGAGACTGCAGCCCACAGCCAGGGTGAGTGAggcaggggtgatggttgggggTTGTGAGGTAGGAGAGCTTGAGGGATATGGGGGCAGAGGAGGTTAGACGAGGACCAGAGCCAGAGAGGGGGGAATGTAGGGGATACAGTTATAGCaggaggggggaacagagggcaGGGACCCTGGGGCTAGGTTTGGCCTAGGACACAAAACCACACAAACCCTACGTGCACCAGATCATGTGAGCACAACTTCAGTTCTAGAGGGCAGAGACTGGAGTTGTGCATTCCTGCAACAGACACGTCCTAAGAAGTGGAATAACATCATCAAAGTTTTCGGTATTTTAACCAAGGCAGACTTTCATAATACTAATACTGTTTCTACACAGATAACAGATTTTTCCCTGGTGGCCCCTGGTGGTTTTAGAAGGGCTGTGGTTAACTCTTGTTTTTCCTTCTGTTGCGTTTCAGGATGATCCTCTGCAGAAGAGACTGGTGTCCCTGATAGGTAAGAGACCCCACACAGAACTGGAGGGTGGGCCGGGTGCTAGTAGGGAGgggttccacacacacaccataaacaaCACATTCATCCTCTCCTGACTGGGGTCTGTTTAGAAGAGAGAATTTTTACTGAACGGTCAGATAGAAATCTATTGGGTAGAACAAATACTGTGTGATTGTCAGGTAAATAGGGTGTACTAGTTTACATTTCTATATGCAAGGTTTGGAGCGTTTCACCTCACTGAATACACCCCATAGAGATGGAATACCGTTGAGTCAAAGTTAGGCCTCAGAAAATCAAATCAATCATGAATTTGATCCATTATTTAATTATGGATTTTATATGTGGTCCTTTCATCCTACGATTTTAATTGGATGAATAGAGACTCCTATAAGGTATTTAACTAGTAGAGTGTGTGCTACTGAACTATATTAGTATGTAGTCAATGTAGCTTGGCTTTGTTTGTTTCTCTCCCTGAAGTAAATTCTGTGTGCTTATTTACTGACGGCTCCACGTTTAAACCTCGTTACCTTGTGTTCAGTGGTTGATTGCTTTATGAGTTAACTCTCCGGCACTATAAGGTTAGCAACAATTTACAATTTGGACCCTAACAAGGAGCTCTTTTGTAAGGCTGAGAAAATGGACAAAATGTGACAGGGGAAGCACACTGCCTGAACAGACCCCtacagataaaaaaataaatacaagttttttatttaacctttatttaactaggcaaggtagttaagaacaaattcttatttacaatgacagcctacactgcccaaacccagacaacgctgggccaattgtgcaccaccctatgggactaccaatcacagctggttatgatacagcctggatttgaacaagtgtgtctgtagtgacgcctctagcgctaagttgcagtgtcttagaccactgtgccactcaggaccCCAATACACAAATGTACAGATAAAAAGGACAACTTAACATTCCACAAACATAGACCCAAAACTAGACATGACATTGGCTGGGACCAAACTTCAACATAAAGAAAAAAGATGAATAAAGACAAAACCACCAATTTACATTTCAACAAACATTATTGACCGCCACAGATTCttaaatagataataaataataaataataaaaatctTATTGTTGTTTTTGCTGCTtaccttttttaaaatgtattatttaaagGGCAATAATAATTCAAAGGAAATATCATGATAAAGAGTTATGTTTTCTAAGACAATGGGTGGGAGTTTTTTTCCTGATGACTGGTTCAGGAAAAAAGTTTGAACCTTAGTTAGTGTCTATAACTAGAGCCCATATTTTCTTGGTGGTCAGGAAAAGAGGAAAAACTCCCCTATTTCTGATATCAGCAACAATGAACCAAGGTACcatttctcctttctctccccaggGGATGAGACGTCCCTGAAGAAGAGCTTTGACCTCTTCGATGAGTGCCTGGACGTGCGGATCCACAACAAGTTTTTTCGCTACATCGGCGTCCATGACAACCACATCAAGATGGCGGAGAGTGCCCCCCCTAGCGACAAGGTGTATGACCTGCTGAAGAACTGGATGCAGAAGGAGGGCCTGAAAGCGGACATCAACTCCCTGCTCCAGGCCCTTCTCAGTCTGGACCAGAGGCGCTCCGCTGAGAGCATTGCGTTCGCTGCCATCCAGAAGGGCTACTACAAACATGCAGACATGCCCTGACTTCCCCAGCCCACTGGGGGGCGCTGCCTCAGAGACATGTGTGGAttgagattaaataaaaaaacattgatGAAAGACAACGTCAACTCTTATCGGCCTACTTGGCCTGATGTATTCTGCCTATATGCCTGTGCCTCTAAAACAACACCAATGGAGGAGTTGGAGATAAACAATGTTGTCTTTTGAATATCTGCCAATATGGTCTGGTGTATTTGGCCTAAAGGCCCGTGCTTTCtgaaacaaaatgtaaaaaaacaaaatggaGGATTTGGGGATAAACCTTGTTTTCTTTTGAAGATAGCATTATTGGCCTGGTGTGTCCGGTCTTCATGGTGTtctaaaacaaaaacagaaaatgGGAGAAGAGTTGGATGTtgttgatggatgttgatgttttccagtgggtgggtctggagCTCAGCTTTGAACTCCATGATTTTACGCCCCACCCCTTCTCTCTGAGCGACTGACATGGCTTATAGGCCAATACCGAACCCTGGGACAGGGACATACACTGGTTTGTAGGAGTGGCATTAGCTTGTGCGTTCCTATGCCCAGGCGTTGCTGACGCCTGCCAGATAttacaatgcctggataggtattttaagtaTCAGCAAATCACAACATATGTTATACcaatctgtcagtcgatgacacagttgatggcgtggcacgcaaccattggttggtGCATGTAATGTCTGAGCAAGGGAACGCAACCACTATGTCACTGATACTGCGTCTACTTGATGTACTGGCCTCTGGCACGTGTAGGGTTTAGAGATACAGGTAACAAATGCCCATATTAGGCAGAAGGTTATATGTTTGAAGTACAGGTAGAGATAGGCCATTTAAGCATAATGCTGTTaaaaattacagtaaaatacagacCATATTGTACTATGTTAGTTTAAAATGCAGGTTGGTATGAGTCATGACCATATTAGAAGTATTTTAGCCAAAGTTAGATATGGTCCATTTGAATATTTGTGTGTAAATAGTCCATTACTGTTACTGTTTTGTTTTTTGAAGTTTCAGAATTCGTTTATGATTTAAAACGTGCCAGAGGCTCATTTAAAGTGTATAAGTGCAGGCAAGGGCGAAGATTATTTCTAAACTGAATGTTTTATAGACTGCGTTTTTAGTTATTTCGTTTTCAGTGTTGATGCGTTCTCACACAGCACTTGTTGGAAGGAGTTTCCGTAACTATTTCTTTTGTTAGTCAAATGTTTCTCAAACATTTCCCACAAACACTCAGAGCCCTCAAGGTTTCATAGCTGTTTTATTTATTGACATATTTATTTAAAACGGATAAttacgtttcattatttattcgATTACCAACACAGCAACCCTGGAAAACTAAAGAGGGCAGTAATGTGTTGCTACGTTATCATGACTACATTTATCTAGAGGGCAACATGACTGAGATCAAATAGACAGACAGGAGTGGCTGACCTGCATTTGGGGTCCTGTCCTGCTCGATGGCGCCCCACTGATCAAAGACTATGTTCAGTCAGTGCACATACTGTCAAAGAAGTTCATAGTTACAGTATATATGCCATTTCTGGACATTATTCAGTCAAGGTGGTCATCATAAGGTCACTTTTGTAATTATGCTTAACTCAACATTTGTGGACTATTGAAAACCGTTTTTCTCTCTGCCTGATTCACACTGTACTTTTCACATTGTCCAGTATAGCTCTGCTCGGGTTTgtctcagtagtgtgaaaagggtaatAATGTATTGATAAAAAGTTGGACTCCTTTATACATGTCAACAAAGACATGAATATACAGGTACGCAAAGCACGTTGTTTCTCATTGTTTGGCTCTGTCAAGAAGATGAAGGAAAGCTTTTCTGGGTATTTAAATCCAAGTTCTTTTTTATTTTCGGAAAAGTCCAAGTTTATTTCCTGTAGCATCCTTTGTACATACATTACCAAGAGTGGTTTTATGTGCttcacattatatatatatatatatatatatatatatagagagagagagagttttattAACAAAAAAGAAAAGCCTTAAAGGAATACTACTATATGATTACTAAGTATGAGCACATTAAACTTGGTTTAGCCCCTTTTTCCCTCTAGTCTAGTGGCTACACTTATGTAAAAGAGCGAAGAatcctttttaatttttttttttaaagctgacaGATTTGAAGCTACAGTGCTGGCACTGCCATCTATTGACGGACAATGAAAAAACAGCCTGCATCAATTTCTATGGACCTTTATTTTTTCTAATTCTTCTTAATGCTTTTCTACCAACATTTTTTAACACACCTCTTCCATTATAATATTACCTTTGAGACGGCTTTTGGCTCTTTTTTTCATGAACTTTTAGGAGTTAGGATTATACATTGGCGTTCATATCATGTTTGCGCTGTGGCGGTCTCACACCTCACTTCTGTTTATTTAGTTGCATAGCTCAAAAAACATTTTCTCCCTTCGATAATTGTTTGCTAGTGTCTGGATTTCAGATAAGAATGTGTCAAAGCCATTGTGTTTGTTTAATGTCCGTTTGAAATAAACATTTTGTACAAATATCCCATCTTTGCCTTATGTATTGAATCTtgtattaaagggatagtttacccAAATTATaaaatgacacattggtttccttaccctataAGCATAAGCTATAACAGCAGttcatgctttggtttagtttccctggcaaTATTTCCGCATGCTAACATTTTAGCacttgtggcacaaatcccattcaagtcattgGACTTGAAGGCATGGATTGCTGtcttaccttgtccatagactgcttacagggtaaggaaaccaatatgtaatttgCATATTTTGTACTTCAAAACTGAATAATTTGAATAATTAATTCCAAATGATTTTAATACTGCACTCAGTGGTTTTGTATATTATACAACAATTTGTGAAAGAATGGCGTATTAAGTATTTAAGAATATTGTTATATACTGAGAATTTATGAACTATTTGTTTCATAATTTCAATAAACTAGCTTGCTATTGTGTACTTGCTGGCGGCACAAGCAACACTGGTTAACATAATGTCCTGGACCAGCGTTAGTGTGCCAAAGAGTAAATTGAGATGGTGGGCAGATAAGATTGTCCCTTgactaatattttttttttttttgtgtgtgtgtgtgtgtgtgtgtgtgtgtgtgtgtgtgtgtgtgtgtgtgtgtgtgtgtgtgtgtgtgtgtgtgtgtgtgtgtgtgtgtgtgtgtgtgtgtgtgtgtgtgtgtgtgtgtgtgtgtgtgtgtgtgtgtgtgtgcgtgcgtgcgtgcgtgtgtaacccctcccccccaaaaaagctaATACCTTACTGTtgtactttaagacatggtcagtcaatccggaaaatttcaagaactttgaaagtggaaGTGCTGCAAACAATTTAGCTTAGAATTCTTTACACCATACACAGATGGGAGCTGTGGGTCTGATTGCAACGGATTCAAATGCATTTCAAATTGATCTTTACCACACAAGACAATCTTAGGGTCATCCTCACTGTAAACCGTCTGAGCATTAGACTCTTCAATCAAACAGAACAGTTCATCAAATGCACACAGACCACTAGTTGCCTGGCAGGGAACAAGCCTTTTGTCCACCACGATGTAGTAGTTGTCCAATCTTGCTCCGTCTTCTTCCGACGGCTAGAGGGTAAGGCTGTCGACCATCAAGATGGTCAACAAGATGGTCTACAATGCTGCAGCATGACTGCAACACAAAGGTTATTTTAAGTCACTCTCCACATGTTAAGACAAAGAGACAACCCAAAATAATGAATTACACACCAATTACTGTATCATCTTACCTTATGAAAGTGCACTAGCCTGCCCACAGCATCACTGATCTTGGTCCTCTTCCCtcctgctggtggtggtgggagatgcagcagcagcagggaggacatatccTTGTTCCAGTCTGAGGGCAAGAAAAGGCAAAACACCCCAAATCACAAAACAATATCACTGAGTTTGAAACATTGTGCTACTCACGAGATAATCCACTTACTGGTTTCCCTGTCATTCTCTGGCAGTTTTTCTGCAGACTTCAGGAGGCGACGCAAATCGGTGGTCATCGTCAGGGATTTTGTCTCATGTTGAGTACGACACGTTATGAACAGCAGATCAACACTTTTTTTGACCAAGAACCTGGAGAGTGAGTGACGCACAATCTCTGTTTGTCGACAGCGTTACCACTAGATCTAACTTCGGTACAATCTGTCCCATGTAGTGTTCACCAACTTGATTGAGACTCATAGGAAGACCTCAGGCCTCAGAGAATTTTCCTGTGTGGAACATTCAAACACCTAACTTTGGCACAAAATACCCTTTTTCAAATGTTGGAGAGGTGAAAATGTCTTGGAAATGACTAACAGTATGTATCAAAATGAATCCTTCTCTCTAAAAATCAGAAATGTCATATAATTTGGTAAAAGTGGGTGGAGTTGTAATGTGCTAAATTTATTTTTTTCCAGCCTCGTACTAAAATACCAATTGATGCACTGTGAATTAAGGGTAATTCACAATGAATATTGCAGTGATTCTGCAGGAGTGTGAGAGATGCCTGGGCGAGGCAGCACGAAACAAATGCTTCAAGAAAGATGTCCCCCTTGGGGAAGTGGTCAACAGTCTTATCAACCACAGTTTGATAACGATAACTGAACTTCTTTCAAGCCCCTTCATGCGCTCACCCAGGCTTCCATATGAGGTCACCCCACTGCTGACACAATTGCAGCAATTTGGAGGCAGAGTGTGAGACATCTGTGGCTAATGGTCTTATCAACGCCAAGATCTCATCAACATACTGTTGCTCATAACAAACCATACTCATTGTCGTCATCACTGTCGTCGTTATCACCATCAtcgtcaccatcatcatcatcactttcTCAATGTATTAAGATCTCTCACCCAGGTCACTTCCAGACATGAGCCCATTTAACTGCCTATGTAACTTGTCCAAGAAAATGAGGCGCGCAGGTTTTTCTTTTTACAGATTCTCAATTTACTAAATGTTTAACCGGTTTGGTACAGCAGgataataatcctgcagcaacaggaaatgtgaattattatgtggattataattaatggacatttttgtaggggttgatatttttcgtaagggaaaatcaagtctgaaatttcaatgTGGAAACTTAAGAAGCCTTTTAAACCCCAGTACgaccaaggagctgatcttggactgcaggagaaagaggggagagcacgGCTCCAtcaacatcgacagggctgtagtggagtgggtgaAGAGGGCAGGGCAGCGCCTCTTCCCTCTCATGATGCTGAAAAAATACGTATAGCAAATGCACTGCCCTTGACCGCAAAGCGCTACAGAGTGTGGTGCGGacagcctagtacatcactggggccgatgTCCATCCAGCACCTCTTTATCAGGCGGTTTCAGAGGAAGTCCTGAAAATCTGGCAAAGactcaagccatagactgttcactctgctaccctcCGGCAAACAACTTCTATTCGTAAGACTTCTAAGTAGCCATAAGACTGCAAAATAGTTAGTTAAATGGATACCAGGAGTATCTGCACTGACCCTTTCTTGCACATACTATATGCACACTAAACTGACACTcacacaaccccccccacacacacacacgcaaaccaacacaacacaaacacataaacacgcacacagatacacacagatacacacacacacacacacacacacacacacacacacacacacacacacacacacacacacacacacacacacacacacacacacacacacacacacacacacacacacacacgtacacacacttttacactcaccatatactgctgctactctgttatttattttactcttattatctatcctgatgtctatgtattaaataaaaaataaaactaatGTTAAATGCACAATCGAAATATTATTTGCGAAATTATAAACTAAAGGAACCTTATTTTGGGGAAAAACTTTTATGGAGATGCCGGGGATTGAACCCGGggcctcatacatgcaaagcatgcgctctaccactgagctacatccccttccACGTAAATGACGTGGAATTAAGGCAATATAAATATA
It contains:
- the LOC109873941 gene encoding tumor necrosis factor receptor superfamily member 10A-like is translated as MNFNLTFIKSSVVVFLLCSWLVCCGAELNGVVATQWSGDDRNRTLQHKNCVENQQYLHQGLCCLNCQAGTFMQRACDRDMEQGTCMPCEHGLSYTEHSNGMNRCLPCTHCRMDQSQTVPCTSTADTQCQCQAGTFCVPEQACEVCKRCAKCKVGEEEVKKCTPISNTACRKRDISTTLHPIVIPTPAPISAETIVTPLVILLLLFLLFIGIGVWLWIKRPCTFRPVCLSGSDSRCDSSDIVKIAIGESGPTAEERQNSQNAGLEGEGGEEVRPESRPLLQETQGGLIKASPPLGLGEDEDRGLGDSLPNTTSSSQTSLSALPTAGAASSGSSPRHSPSAQRLQPTARDDPLQKRLVSLIGDETSLKKSFDLFDECLDVRIHNKFFRYIGVHDNHIKMAESAPPSDKVYDLLKNWMQKEGLKADINSLLQALLSLDQRRSAESIAFAAIQKGYYKHADMP